CCTCCGGCCGCCCGCGACGTGCTGACCGGCTTTGTCGGCAGCAACAAAATGAATGCCGATGTGTTACCGGCGCTGGCGAATACGCTCAACGAGGTGGGCGATCAGATTCGCCGCTACGGCTCGATGGATAACATTCCTGCCCAGGCGGTGACCAACACCCGCAACCAGATGTACCTGGCTTCGGAGTCGATCAAGCATCTGCAGACCGCGAAGGTGGCACTGCCGCAGGAGACCGAACGCAATCTCAAGGCAGTGAAAACGGAACTCGACAGCGCCACGCGCTTTATTCCGATGTGGGTGAAAGTGGTGGTGGCGATTGCGCTGGGACTGGGCACCATGGTCGGCTGGCGCAGGATTGTGGTCACGGTGGGAGAACGGATCGGGAAAACCCATCTGAGCTATGCACAGGGTGCCAGCGCCGAACTGGTGGCAATGATGACTATTGGCGCGGCCGATGGCTTTGGCCTGCCAGTATCGACCACCCATGTGCTGTCGTCCGGCGTAGCGGGCACGATGGCGGCCAACCGATCTGGCCTGCAGTTTTCTACCCTGCGTAATCTGGCTGTCGCCTGGATATTAACGCTGCCAGTCTCGATTCTGCTTTCCGCCCTGCTCTACTGGCTGTTTACCCATTTCTGACAGCCGTCGGCTCACCGCGTCTCAGGCGGTGAGCCGCTGTTGCCCATAGAGCCGCAACGTAATCAGCAGTGCGCCCAGCACCATCATCGCGGCAGCCAAGTAGACCGACTGCATCCCCCAGTGTCCGATAAACAGTCCCGCCACCGGGCCGGTTAAGCCCAGCCCCAGATCGAGAAAGGCGGAATAGGTGCCCAGCGCCGAGCCCTGATCCTGGCGCTCAACCCTTTTAACCGCCTCAACACCCAGCGCCGGAAAGACCAGCGAAAAGCCGCTGCCGGTCAGGAATGCGCCCGCGCCCACCAGCCAGGCGCTGTCGGCCTGCCAGATAATCAGCAGTCCCAGACACTCCAGCAGGAAAGAGAACAGCGACACGCGCAATCCGCCAAAGCGGGTAATAAAGCGACCAAATCCCAGCCGCACCAGCACAAACCCCAGGCTGAACAGCGTCAGCGCATAGGCCGCGCCCTGCCAGTCACGGCTGGCAAAATAGAGGGTGATAAAGGTGGCGATGACGCCAAAGCCGATAGTGCCGAAGCCCAGCGCCAGGCCATAGAGCCAGACGCGGGAGAAGACGCGGTGAAACGGTATGCGCTCGCCCACACTGACCGTCACTGCCGGTTTGCGGCTCGCCATCAGATAACCGACGACGCCCATCAGCGCAATCAGTCCGGCAAATCCGCTCATGCCAAATTCACTGTTGAGCAGCACGCCCAGCGGCGCACCGACGGCCATTGCCAGATAGGTGGCGACACCGTTCCAGGAGATCACACGCGCAGTCTGCAACGGCCCGACGATATTCATGCCCCACAGCGTGGAGCCGGTACTGCTGAAGCTCTCACCTACCCCGAGAAACAGCCGCCCGATAGCCAGCAGCGCCAGACTCAGCCATGGCCAGCTGCTCATCATTGCAGCCACGATAGTCAGCACCCCGCTCATGCCGCAGCAGAGCAGTCCCAGCATCACCACCCGTTTTGGTCCAAGCCGATCGGCCAGACGGCCCGACTGCGGACGGCTGAGCAGCGTCGCAAAATATTGAATGCTGATAATCAGTCCGGCGATAAAGGAGCTGAAGCCAAGATGATTTTTGACGAAGCCCGGCAGTACAGCCAGCGGCAGTCCGACGGAGAGATAGCAGAAGAAGGTGAAGATGATAACCGAGAGGATTCGTTTGTTGAGCTGGCTGTTGCTCAATACAGCGGTGTCAGACATAGCAGGCAAGGGGTATGGGGAATTTGGCCCACTATACCGTCAGGCCGCTAAGGGGTCGCCTGATTTTTTATCACAAACCATGAAAAATCGCGTGACGATCAATCGCCTGCGCAATATCACCTGAGTTTTTTAACGCACGGATTTCACTGAATAAGCCATCAGCTTCGCCATAGGCTTTACGCAGATAACCCAGCCACTGTTTGATACGTGCCACGTGATAGAGGCCGGTATCGCCCTGCTTTTCCAGGCGGCTGTATTTCTGAAGTAACCGCACCACATCAGGCCAGGCCATCGGCGGCTCGTTATATTTCACAACCCGGCTCAGGTTGGGGATGTTCAGTGCGCCACGGCCAATCATCACCGCATCGCAGCCCGTGACCGCCATACAGTTTTGCGCGCTTTGCCAGTCCCCTATCTCGCCGTTGGCAATGACCGGAATACGCAGCCGCTGACGAATCTCGCCAATCGCCTGCCAGTTGATCGCCTCTGCGCGATAGCCCTCTTCTTTGGTTCGCCCATGCACCGTCAGCTCGCTGGCACCGGCCTGCTGCACCGCATCGGCAATCTCCAGACTGCGGGCGCTGGAATCCCAGCCGAGCCGCACTTTCACCGTTACCGGTAAATCCGCAGGCACAGCTTCACGCATCGCTTTCGCGCCGCGATAAATCAGATCGGGATCTTTAAGAAGAGTGGCGCCGCCTCCGCTGCCGTTGACCAGTTTAGAAGGACAACCACAGTTGAGATCGACACCCCAGGAGCCCAGTTCCACCGCGCGTGCGGCGTTCTCGGCTAACCATTCGGGATGCTGCCCCAGCAGCTGCATCCGCACCCGCGTGCCCGAAGGCGTGCGGCTGGCGTTATGCAGTTCGGGGCAGAGACGGGTGAAAGATTTTACCGGCAACAGTTGATCGACGACGCGCAAAAACTCAGTAATGCAGAGATCGTAGTCGTTCACTTCCGATAACAGCTGGCGCACCAGTGAATCCAGCACGCCCTCCATCGGTGCCAGTAAAACCCTCATACTCAGACGTTTCCGGTGCGCTTCGCTGCTGCCGGACGACGCGGACGGGCTGCTGCGGGCTTATCGCCCTGAGGTGCGCCCTGGCTCTGACGACGCGCCTGAGGACGCTTTTCGCCGGATGAAGATGAGCGCGATGCGCCTGCACCCTGACCACCCTGGCTGCGACCACGGCCGCCACCACCACCTGCACCGCCGCGAGACTGCTGCTGACGACCGTTGATGATCGGCTCCGCTTTGATGCTCGGATCCGGCTCATAGCCTTCAATCGCCAGACGCGGGATTTCACGCTTCAGCAGACGCTCAATATCACGCAGCAGTTTATGCTCATCGACGCAGACCAGTGACAGCGCGACACCGGTCGCGGCAGCACGGCCGGTACGGCCGATACGGTGAACGTAATCTTCGGCGACGTTAGGCAGCTCGTAGTTCACGACGTGTGGCAGCTCTTCGATATCCAGGCCACGGGCCGCGATATCCGTCGCAACCAGCACGCGAATGCCGCCTGACTTGAAGTCGGCCAGCGCACGGGTACGTGCACCCTGGCTCTTGTTGCCGTGGATCGCGGCAGCGGAGATGCCATCTTTGCCCAGCTGCTCGGCAAGGTGGTTAGCGCCGTGTTTGGTACGGGTAAAGACCAGCACCTGCTGCCAGTTACCTTCGCCAATCAGCTGCGACAGCAGTTCCCGCTTACGCTTCTTATCAACGAGATGAACCTGCTGCGCAACCTGCTCGGAGGCGGTGTTGCGGCGAGCCACTTCAATCATTTCCGGGTTGGTCAGCAGTTTCTCAGCCAGGCCTTTGATCTCATCAGAGAAGGTGGCAGAGAACAGCAGGTTCTGACGCTTAGCCGGCAGACGCGCCAGTACGCGACGGATGTCGTGGATAAAGCCCATATCCAGCATGCGGTCCGCTTCATCCAGCACCAGAATTTCGACCTGTGACAGGTCAACGGCGTTCTGTTGTGCCAGATCCAGCAGGCGGCCAGGGGTTGCGACCAGCACATCAACGCCGCCACGCAGCTTGACCATCTGTGGATTGATGCTGACGCCACCAAACACCACCAGCGAACGCAGTGAAAGATATTTGCTGTAGTCGCTGACGTTTTCGCCGACCTGCGCCGCGAGTTCACGGGTTGGGGTCAGGATCAGGGCGCGCACCGGGCGACGACCGCGGACAGGCGTGGCAGTCGCAGAGAGTTTCTGTAACAGCGGTAACGTAAAGCCGGCCGTTTTGCCGGTGCCGGTCTGGGCACTCGCCAGCAGATCGCGGCCTGCCAGCACAACAGGAATCGCCTGGCGCTGGATAGGTGTAGGTTCGCTGTAGCCTTGTTCGGCAACAGCGCGCAAAATATCGGCACTCAGGCCGAGAGAGTCAAAAGACATTAAGTGTTTTACTCCGGTCCGCTCTGGCCGTGATTCACGGTGTAGTTTTCAGAGGGATAGTGACGCCAGTTGGGGCTGACGCGTGAAAAGGGCACAAACTACGATGCGTAAGCGGGCGAGTGTATCAGCTTTAAGGGAAGTGTGCGAGATAGCTCACATTTCGTGACACAACTTAATCGTCTGAAAACAGGAAGGCCACCTTCCGGTGGCCTTCAACTTAACTACGTTTGTTTTCGATTCGCCGCGGTGGCTCTTTCGCCAGCAGCGAGACCAGCGCCGGACCCAGCAACATCACCACGCCGAGACACGCCAGCAGCAGGTTGTTGTGGTAAATCCGCGACACCAGGAACAGTGTCATCATGGCGGCGCCAAAGTAGTAAGTGGTGGTCGCTTCTTCAAGATAATCGCCGAGAGTGCGTAAACGGGGAATGCGCTGTGTTACCAGCATGGCAACAAAAACCAGTGCATACATCGCCACCAGCGTGCTGCAGACATCAACCAGAGCTTTGTGCTTCCAGCCCCAGATCAGCGCAGCGATCACCAGCAGATGCATAGCGATATGCATCAACGTCTGACCCGTGATGATTTGAATACGATTAGACCATTTCATTCAGTTCTCCTGGCAGACCCAACAGGTCGCCCAAGTGCTACCGGCACAAGCCGGAAACGATTTCCTCAATGTAAAACAATTTTCGGATAACGCCCTAATTATTGCCCTCTTTCACCACCCATTTGTGACAAAGACTACACTTTGATTCTATTGATGATGAAAAGGAGTGCGTCGCGAGTATGCCACAAAACAAGCAAGGATTTTCAATAAAAATCCTGACGATCAATACACACAAGGGTTTCGCCCCTTTTAATCGCCGCTTCATCCTGCCCGAATTACGCGATGCCGTTCGCGCAACGGAGGCGGATGTGGTCTTTCTGCAGGAGGTGATGGGCACGCATGCCATCCACTCCCTTAACCATGAGGAATGGCCTGAATCGCCCCATTATGAGTTTCTGGCCGACACTATCTGGAACGATTTCGCCTATGGGCGCAATGCGGTCTATCCGGAGGGACATCACGGCAATGCGGTGCTGTCGCGCTTTCCGATCACGGAATATGAAAACCGGGATATCTCGGTGGCGGGCAGTGAAAACCGCGGCATGCTGCACTGTCAGATCGCCCTGCCTGAGCCGCACGGCACGCTCCATGTGATCTGTGTGCATCTGGGTCTGAAGGAGGCGCATCGTCACGCCCAGATGAAGAAAATCTGTGAAATGGTCAACTCGCTGCCGCCCGACGCACCGGTCGTAGTGGCGGGCGATTTCAACGACTGGCAGGGACGCGCCAACGCCATCTTAAAACAGGGCGCAGGCCTGAAAGAGGTATTCAGCATGAAGACCGGACGCCCGGCACGGACTTTCCCGGCGCGCTTTCCGGTGCTGCGACTCGACCGCATCTATGTGCGCAACGCTACCGTGAGTCATCCGTGGGCGCTGCCGCGTAAGCCCTGGTCCCATCTTTCCGACCATGCCCCGCTGGCAGTGGAGATCCACCTATGAATTTTAGCTGGCAGGAAGGCAACCGGCTGCTGTTGCTGGAAAATGGCGAAGCATTCTTCCCGCGCGTCTTTGGCGCGATTCAGCGGGCAGAACGCACCGTATTAATCGAAACCTTTATTCTGTTTGAGGATGACGTCGGTAACGCCCTGCACCGCGAGCTGCTGGCCGCCGCGCAGCGCGGCGTGCGGGTCGAAATCATGGTCGATGGCTACGGTTCTGCCGAGCTCTCTGACAAATTTGTGAACAGCCTGACCAGCGCGGGCGTGCGCTTCATCTATTACGATCCGCGTCCGCTGGTGATGGGCATGCGCACCAACGTGTTCCGCCGTCTGCACCGCAAAACCGTGGTGGTGGACGACGTGGTCGCCTTTGTCGGCGGTATCAACTTCTCGGCTGAGCACAACACCGATTACGGCCCGGAGGCGAAGCAGGATTATGCGGTGCAGGTCAAAGGCCCGGTGGTGGCCGATATTGCCCGCTATCTGCAGCAGGCAATTGGCAGCGAACAGCATACCCGTCGCTGGTGGGGTTCGCGTTCTCATCGTCCGGCGGTGAATGCTAAACCCGGCGATGCGCAGGTGCTCTATGTTTATCGCGATAACGACGAGCATCGCGACGACATCGAAGTGCATTACCTGGAGATGCTGCGCGAGGCGAAGCGGGATGTGATCATCGCCAACGCCTACTTCTTCCCGGGCTACCGGCTGCTGCGTGAGATGCGCAATGCGGCGCAGCGTGGCGTGCGGGTGCGCCTGATTGTGCAGGGCGAACCGGATATGCCGATTGTGAAAGTGGGTGCGGAGCTGCTCTACAACTATCTGGTCGATGGCGGCGTCGAGGTTTACGAATATATCCGTCGTCCGCTGCACGGCAAGATCGCCGTGAAAGACGATCACTGGGCCACCGTCGGCTCCAGCAACCTCGATCCGCTGAGCCTCTCGCTGAATCTGGAAGCCAATCTGATTATCCACGATCGCCCCTTTAACCAGACGCTGCGCGACAACCTCGAAGCGCTGCTGGCCAATGACTGCCAGCGCGTGCAGGAGGATCGCCTGCCGCCACGCAACTGGTGGCAACTGAGTAAAAGCGTGGTGGTATTCCACTTCCTGCGCCATTTCCCGGCCATCGCTGGCTGGCTTCCGGCGCACACGCCGCTGCTGGCCCAGGTGGGTGAGCCGGTACAGCCTGAAATGGAGACGCAGGATCGCGTTGAAACTGACAACCCGGGAGCAAAATCCTGATGGCAAAAAAACATCCACGCTGGCAACTGGCAAAAAAGATTCTCACCGTCCTGTTTTTCATCGCGGTGGTGGTTCTGCTGGTGGTTTATGCCCGCAAAGTGAACTGGGAAGATGTTTATGACGTCATCGTTAACTACAACCGCTTTGTCGTTCTGACCGCTGCCGGACTGGTGGTGCTGAGTTACCTGGTGTACGGCTGCTATGACCTGATTGGCCGCGCCTACTGCGGCCATAAGCTGGCGAAGCGGCAGGTGATGCTGGTGTCGTTTATCTGTTACGCCTTTAACCTGACGCTCAGCACCTGGGTGGGCGGCGTCGCGATGCGCTACCGGCTCTACTCCCGGCTCGGCCTGGACAGCGGCACCATCACCCGCATCTTCTCCCTGAGTATCGCCACCAACTGGCTCGGCTATATTCTGCTGGCGGGCGTGGTGTTCAGTGCGGGCATGGTCTCGATTCCCGGCGGCTGGTTTATCGGTGAGACCACGCTACGGCTGATTGGCGCGGTTCTGCTGGTGCTGGTCGCGGTTTACCTGTGGGCCTGCGCCTTCTCAAAACAGCGTCGCTGGACGATCAAAGGCCAGACGCTGCAGCTGCCTTCGCTGCGCATGGCGCTGCTGCAGTTCGGGGTTTCCTGCGCCAACTGGATGGTCATGGGCGCGATTATCTGGCTGTTGCTGGGACGCGACGTCGGTTATCCGATGGTGCTGGGTGTGCTGCTGATCAGCAGTATCGCCGGGGTGATTGTGCATATTCCGGCGGGCATTGGCGTACTGGAAGCGGTCTTCCTGGCGCTGCTCAGCGGTCAGCACGCCTCGCATGGCACCATTATTGCGGCGTTGCTGGCTTATCGCGTGCTCTACTTTATCCTGCCGCTGCTGTTAGCGCTGGTACTCTATCTGGGGCTGGAGAGTCGGGCGAAGCATCTGCGTCAGAAGAACGAGCAGAAGTTACAGAAGTCATAAAAAAGGGGAGGCGCACACAGTGCGCCTCCCCCGCTCTCCCCCACAGACTTAACGGCGGTTGCCGAAAATCCGCAGCAGCATCAGGAACAGGTTGATGAAGTCGAGATAGAGCGTCAGTGCGCCCATAATCGAGTAGCGACGCAGGTTCTCCGTGTCGCGGGCATCAATCTGCTCACCGATGTTTTTCAGCTTCTGTGTGTCATAGGCCGTTAACCCCACGAACACCACCACGCCGATGTAGGTAATCGCCCACATCAGCGCCGGGCTTTTCAGCCAGAAGTTCACCAGTGACGCCAGCAGAATACCAATCAGCGCCATAAACAGCAGGCTGCCGAAACGGCTCAGATCGCGTTTGGTGGTGTAGCCGTAGAAGCTCATCGCACCAAACATCCCTGCCGTGATAAAGAAGGTGCTGGCGATCGAGGAGTTGGTGTAGACCAGGAAGATACTCGCCATAGTCAGGCCGGTCAGCGCCGAATAGAGCATGAACAGCCCGGTTGCCACGGCCCCGCTCAGGCGATGCACCATGCCTGACAGGAAGAAGACCAGCCCCAGCTGCACGATAATCAGCCCGAAGAATGTGATGCGGTTGGCAAACACCATCTCCATCACCGCTGGCGTGCGCGCAGCGTACCAGGAGACAAACGCGGTCAGTAACAGACCGCAGGTCATCCAGCCATAGACCTGCGCCATATAGGCTTGTAAACCGCGAGATGCGGGTTGAACGATGGAATCATTGCGTGGATATCGGTCCATGATGCACCTCTTGTTAGACGGATGAACAGATGCGCTCCCGACAGGGAGCCATGCCAGAGGCTAAGTG
This genomic window from Pantoea sp. Lij88 contains:
- the dusC gene encoding tRNA dihydrouridine(16) synthase DusC gives rise to the protein MRVLLAPMEGVLDSLVRQLLSEVNDYDLCITEFLRVVDQLLPVKSFTRLCPELHNASRTPSGTRVRMQLLGQHPEWLAENAARAVELGSWGVDLNCGCPSKLVNGSGGGATLLKDPDLIYRGAKAMREAVPADLPVTVKVRLGWDSSARSLEIADAVQQAGASELTVHGRTKEEGYRAEAINWQAIGEIRQRLRIPVIANGEIGDWQSAQNCMAVTGCDAVMIGRGALNIPNLSRVVKYNEPPMAWPDVVRLLQKYSRLEKQGDTGLYHVARIKQWLGYLRKAYGEADGLFSEIRALKNSGDIAQAIDRHAIFHGL
- a CDS encoding YbhQ family protein yields the protein MKWSNRIQIITGQTLMHIAMHLLVIAALIWGWKHKALVDVCSTLVAMYALVFVAMLVTQRIPRLRTLGDYLEEATTTYYFGAAMMTLFLVSRIYHNNLLLACLGVVMLLGPALVSLLAKEPPRRIENKRS
- a CDS encoding lysylphosphatidylglycerol synthase domain-containing protein, with protein sequence MAKKHPRWQLAKKILTVLFFIAVVVLLVVYARKVNWEDVYDVIVNYNRFVVLTAAGLVVLSYLVYGCYDLIGRAYCGHKLAKRQVMLVSFICYAFNLTLSTWVGGVAMRYRLYSRLGLDSGTITRIFSLSIATNWLGYILLAGVVFSAGMVSIPGGWFIGETTLRLIGAVLLVLVAVYLWACAFSKQRRWTIKGQTLQLPSLRMALLQFGVSCANWMVMGAIIWLLLGRDVGYPMVLGVLLISSIAGVIVHIPAGIGVLEAVFLALLSGQHASHGTIIAALLAYRVLYFILPLLLALVLYLGLESRAKHLRQKNEQKLQKS
- the clsB gene encoding cardiolipin synthase ClsB encodes the protein MNFSWQEGNRLLLLENGEAFFPRVFGAIQRAERTVLIETFILFEDDVGNALHRELLAAAQRGVRVEIMVDGYGSAELSDKFVNSLTSAGVRFIYYDPRPLVMGMRTNVFRRLHRKTVVVDDVVAFVGGINFSAEHNTDYGPEAKQDYAVQVKGPVVADIARYLQQAIGSEQHTRRWWGSRSHRPAVNAKPGDAQVLYVYRDNDEHRDDIEVHYLEMLREAKRDVIIANAYFFPGYRLLREMRNAAQRGVRVRLIVQGEPDMPIVKVGAELLYNYLVDGGVEVYEYIRRPLHGKIAVKDDHWATVGSSNLDPLSLSLNLEANLIIHDRPFNQTLRDNLEALLANDCQRVQEDRLPPRNWWQLSKSVVVFHFLRHFPAIAGWLPAHTPLLAQVGEPVQPEMETQDRVETDNPGAKS
- a CDS encoding Bax inhibitor-1/YccA family protein — its product is MDRYPRNDSIVQPASRGLQAYMAQVYGWMTCGLLLTAFVSWYAARTPAVMEMVFANRITFFGLIIVQLGLVFFLSGMVHRLSGAVATGLFMLYSALTGLTMASIFLVYTNSSIASTFFITAGMFGAMSFYGYTTKRDLSRFGSLLFMALIGILLASLVNFWLKSPALMWAITYIGVVVFVGLTAYDTQKLKNIGEQIDARDTENLRRYSIMGALTLYLDFINLFLMLLRIFGNRR
- a CDS encoding MFS transporter, yielding MSDTAVLSNSQLNKRILSVIIFTFFCYLSVGLPLAVLPGFVKNHLGFSSFIAGLIISIQYFATLLSRPQSGRLADRLGPKRVVMLGLLCCGMSGVLTIVAAMMSSWPWLSLALLAIGRLFLGVGESFSSTGSTLWGMNIVGPLQTARVISWNGVATYLAMAVGAPLGVLLNSEFGMSGFAGLIALMGVVGYLMASRKPAVTVSVGERIPFHRVFSRVWLYGLALGFGTIGFGVIATFITLYFASRDWQGAAYALTLFSLGFVLVRLGFGRFITRFGGLRVSLFSFLLECLGLLIIWQADSAWLVGAGAFLTGSGFSLVFPALGVEAVKRVERQDQGSALGTYSAFLDLGLGLTGPVAGLFIGHWGMQSVYLAAAMMVLGALLITLRLYGQQRLTA
- the rhlE gene encoding ATP-dependent RNA helicase RhlE — its product is MSFDSLGLSADILRAVAEQGYSEPTPIQRQAIPVVLAGRDLLASAQTGTGKTAGFTLPLLQKLSATATPVRGRRPVRALILTPTRELAAQVGENVSDYSKYLSLRSLVVFGGVSINPQMVKLRGGVDVLVATPGRLLDLAQQNAVDLSQVEILVLDEADRMLDMGFIHDIRRVLARLPAKRQNLLFSATFSDEIKGLAEKLLTNPEMIEVARRNTASEQVAQQVHLVDKKRKRELLSQLIGEGNWQQVLVFTRTKHGANHLAEQLGKDGISAAAIHGNKSQGARTRALADFKSGGIRVLVATDIAARGLDIEELPHVVNYELPNVAEDYVHRIGRTGRAAATGVALSLVCVDEHKLLRDIERLLKREIPRLAIEGYEPDPSIKAEPIINGRQQQSRGGAGGGGGRGRSQGGQGAGASRSSSSGEKRPQARRQSQGAPQGDKPAAARPRRPAAAKRTGNV
- a CDS encoding endonuclease/exonuclease/phosphatase family protein, encoding MPQNKQGFSIKILTINTHKGFAPFNRRFILPELRDAVRATEADVVFLQEVMGTHAIHSLNHEEWPESPHYEFLADTIWNDFAYGRNAVYPEGHHGNAVLSRFPITEYENRDISVAGSENRGMLHCQIALPEPHGTLHVICVHLGLKEAHRHAQMKKICEMVNSLPPDAPVVVAGDFNDWQGRANAILKQGAGLKEVFSMKTGRPARTFPARFPVLRLDRIYVRNATVSHPWALPRKPWSHLSDHAPLAVEIHL